From Rutidosis leptorrhynchoides isolate AG116_Rl617_1_P2 chromosome 3, CSIRO_AGI_Rlap_v1, whole genome shotgun sequence, a single genomic window includes:
- the LOC139901194 gene encoding F-box/FBD/LRR-repeat protein At1g13570-like — MVAEFDLIILYLSRRTYVKDLIIDNVNDSSNFYKLPTPFFSMQGLESICLKNCNFEPPVTFNGFNKLRSVSFEKVQVSAKALQHFLSNSPLLEDMYLMDDNVKLPNQATSMKFVDLLDDSSLTFDHLKHFETAISSDNGFMIEFVKLIIAKSPMLEIARIDVNDYVSVEEELKICKAIINLPFPHASPSLKLFIGL; from the exons ATGGTCGCCGAGTTTGACCTGATCATACTTTATCTTTCAAGGAGAACTTATGTGAAAGATTTGATCATCGATAATGTGAATGATTCGTCCAATTTCTACAAACTACCCACTCCTTTCTTTTCCATGCAAGGATTAGAATCTATATGCCTAAAAAATTGTAATTTTGAGCCTCCAGTCACATTTAATGGTTTTAATAAGTTGAGGAGTGTGTCATTTGAAAAAGTTCAGGTTTCTGCTAAAGCGCTTCAGCACTTCCTCTCGAATTCCCCACTACTTGAGGATATGTATTTG ATGGACGATAATGTAAAGCTTCCGAATCAGGCTACTTCCATGAAGTTTGTTGATCTCCTGGATGACTCGAGTTTGACCTTTGATCATCTTAAGCATTTTGAAACAGCAATATCTAGTGACAATGGGTTTATGATTGAATTTGTGAAACTCATCATTGCTAAGTCGCCTATGCTAGAGATAGCACGAATTGATGTTAACGACTATGTTTCTGTTGAGGAAGAACTGAAGATTTGTAAAGCGATTATCAATCTGCCATTTCCACATGCATCACCTTCATTAAAGTTATTTATTGGACTCTGA